From the Pyxidicoccus trucidator genome, one window contains:
- a CDS encoding tetratricopeptide repeat protein gives MSPSRLLVSVLLGVFVARGALAAPPPKRPRVDREAIREAMDAAATDEGSFSSSASYANYLQSRLLHHSGDHRGAVDALRLALATDDGHPLLLTQLGEEYARLGDLEKAERELRRAVERSPAYYPAHVLLGRVLLESGRYTRARLHLRRAVALKPREPEAYLVLAQLHLQAGAPDEAVKVVEALALALPGEASGHRRLGLALAERGDVLRAERLLTEASRRDPGDVEVLAALAKLYEDSGRPAEAEDALARALRKDPDSQEVLLGAGRAALKAGSLVRARAYFDRLLSLSSEPETAVRVAFSYLAAREPAAAAEVLESARKAGADEPRLSYYAGLVHERMRRFAEAAAAFAGVPEGSEVFADARLRRARCLSLAGEHSRALALLRAALQDTPEDLEARLQYARALERSGAGARAEAVLREGLAAGPTPVLYDALAATLHRQGRGTEALTLLREVVARKPRDEELLYVLGAAHERQGDVDGALARMRAVLEVDPDHAPALNFLGYLLAQSGRDLDEAERRVLRALQLRPDTGAFLDSLGWVYFRRGEYLRAVEALERASSLTPDEPVILEHLGDAYQRASRSEEAAGAWRRALDVLALDPESAEPPGQRAVLERKLKALPTRSSGR, from the coding sequence GTGAGCCCTTCCCGCCTCCTCGTCTCCGTCCTGCTGGGCGTCTTCGTGGCGCGGGGGGCCCTCGCGGCCCCTCCGCCCAAGCGCCCGCGCGTGGACCGCGAGGCCATTCGCGAGGCCATGGACGCGGCGGCCACGGACGAGGGGAGCTTCTCCTCGTCCGCCAGCTATGCGAACTACCTCCAGTCGCGGTTGCTGCACCATTCCGGAGACCACCGGGGCGCGGTGGATGCGCTGCGCCTGGCCCTGGCCACGGACGACGGGCACCCGCTGCTGCTCACCCAACTGGGGGAGGAGTACGCGCGCCTGGGGGATTTGGAGAAGGCCGAGCGCGAGCTGCGCCGGGCGGTGGAGCGCTCCCCGGCGTACTACCCGGCCCACGTGCTGCTGGGTCGCGTGCTGCTGGAGTCCGGGCGCTACACCCGGGCGCGGCTGCACCTGCGGCGCGCAGTGGCCCTCAAGCCGCGCGAGCCCGAGGCGTACCTGGTGCTGGCCCAATTGCACCTCCAGGCCGGCGCGCCCGACGAGGCGGTGAAGGTGGTGGAGGCGCTGGCGCTGGCGCTGCCCGGCGAGGCCTCCGGCCACCGGCGCCTGGGGCTGGCCCTGGCGGAGCGGGGCGATGTCCTCCGCGCCGAGCGCCTGCTGACGGAGGCCAGCCGGAGGGACCCGGGCGACGTGGAGGTGCTGGCCGCCCTGGCGAAGCTGTACGAGGACTCCGGCCGCCCCGCCGAGGCGGAGGACGCCCTCGCCCGCGCGCTGCGCAAGGACCCGGACAGCCAGGAGGTGCTGCTGGGCGCGGGCCGCGCCGCGCTCAAGGCCGGCTCCCTGGTGCGGGCGCGAGCGTACTTCGACCGGCTGCTGTCGCTCTCCTCCGAGCCGGAGACGGCCGTGCGCGTGGCCTTCAGCTACCTGGCCGCGCGCGAGCCGGCCGCCGCCGCGGAGGTGCTGGAGTCGGCCCGGAAGGCCGGCGCGGACGAGCCCCGCCTGTCCTACTACGCGGGCCTGGTGCACGAGCGGATGCGCCGCTTCGCGGAGGCGGCGGCCGCCTTCGCCGGGGTGCCCGAGGGCTCGGAAGTCTTCGCCGACGCCCGCCTGCGCCGCGCCCGCTGCCTGTCGCTGGCGGGAGAGCACTCCCGGGCCCTGGCGCTGCTGCGGGCCGCGCTCCAGGACACACCGGAGGACCTGGAGGCGCGGCTGCAGTACGCCCGCGCCCTGGAGCGGAGCGGGGCGGGCGCGAGGGCGGAGGCGGTGCTGAGGGAAGGGCTGGCCGCCGGGCCCACGCCCGTGCTGTACGACGCGCTGGCCGCCACGCTGCACCGGCAGGGGCGGGGGACGGAGGCGCTGACGCTGCTGCGCGAGGTGGTGGCGCGCAAGCCCCGGGACGAGGAGCTGCTCTACGTGCTCGGCGCGGCCCACGAGCGGCAGGGCGACGTGGACGGCGCGCTGGCGCGGATGCGGGCGGTGCTGGAGGTGGACCCGGACCACGCCCCGGCGCTCAACTTCCTGGGCTACCTGCTGGCCCAGTCGGGCAGGGACCTGGACGAAGCCGAGCGGCGCGTGCTGCGCGCGCTCCAGTTGCGCCCGGACACCGGGGCCTTCCTGGATTCGCTGGGGTGGGTGTACTTCCGGCGCGGCGAGTACCTGCGCGCGGTGGAGGCGCTGGAGCGGGCCTCGTCGCTGACTCCGGACGAGCCCGTCATCCTGGAGCACCTGGGAGACGCCTACCAGCGGGCCTCCCGGAGCGAAGAGGCGGCCGGTGCCTGGCGCCGCGCCCTGGACGTGCTGGCGCTGGACCCCGAGTCGGCGGAGCCCCCCGGACAGCGCGCGGTGCTCGAGCGAAAGCTCAAGGCGCTACCCACGCGTTCGTCGGGCCGCTAA
- a CDS encoding ATP-binding protein yields the protein MQADQRGRVLVVAAKEAGDALIERLTASGYQCAAAERESSLSQAADTLQPEVVLLAVTAKRAAEMLDSLRKVERLQRLPVLVDLGRTRSAEAFKRLAVDDWIRSADEVVPRLEAALRAGRLRDREERIRMRMGMLLEITQAATSSLELEEILRIAVDKVGRVTGTDRCSVVLVEGSHARTARVVATQEDPSLVELDIEVARYPELRRALETRHPVLIEEAQRDPLMAEVRTSILPLGVKSILVQPLICQDDLLGALFLRVSRVDASFGRDEQEFAQAVAGVLANSIRNARLHTAVKKKREDLELAYVQRYQELNDANRRLKELNRLKDEIIAVCSHDLRAPLQVLLGHGRLLQEGPLEAQQKQSAEAMIRQGKKILGLVESLLEKGKGEAARLSIEPRVLDVAQLCRDAVNELEILAANRGVSLRADCPDSLMLIGDEMKLHEVLQNLITNAIHHARQDGEVVVSTQRLGRPDGDAAKVCVQDDGVGIPPDELHLVFDRYRHGGKGTGLGLAICKEFVELHGGEIWAESPPANGCIFVFTLPLAQEAPRNPRPQQPAATNPHEQPRVLVVEDEPEIAAVLSEVLRSKYRVEVARDGAEGLAKARAQRPDLVVMDVFLPKLDGLDAAMALKSSSDTANIPVILLSAHQGVAEKVRSLNLGAVDYMSKPFNAVELLNRTDRALKLRQGEREQQEKEKASALQRRTGSDPATGLHDRRGLLLRLEQELTRSRRFHRPLSLAVLRPDRPVDPIPASIADIMRKRVRHPDAISHLGGGVFVVILPECQAEPARNVISRMLPDVEKATDTEYRSAVADVSQDSDPVEKLLEKLGAPPQEEV from the coding sequence ATGCAGGCGGATCAGCGGGGACGCGTGCTGGTGGTGGCCGCCAAGGAGGCGGGAGACGCCCTCATCGAGCGGCTCACGGCGAGCGGCTACCAGTGCGCCGCGGCGGAGCGGGAGAGCAGCCTGTCGCAGGCGGCGGACACGCTCCAGCCGGAGGTCGTGCTGCTCGCGGTGACGGCGAAGCGGGCGGCGGAGATGCTGGACTCGCTGCGCAAGGTGGAGCGCCTGCAGCGACTGCCGGTGCTGGTGGACCTGGGGCGCACCCGCTCCGCGGAGGCCTTCAAACGTCTGGCAGTGGACGATTGGATTCGCAGCGCGGACGAGGTGGTGCCGCGGCTGGAGGCGGCGCTGCGCGCGGGCCGGCTGCGCGACAGGGAAGAGCGCATCCGCATGCGCATGGGGATGCTGCTGGAGATCACCCAGGCGGCCACCAGCTCGCTGGAGCTGGAGGAAATCCTGCGCATCGCCGTGGACAAGGTGGGGCGCGTCACCGGGACGGACCGCTGCTCGGTGGTGCTGGTGGAGGGCAGCCATGCCCGCACCGCCCGCGTGGTGGCCACGCAGGAGGACCCGAGCCTCGTCGAGCTGGACATCGAGGTGGCCCGCTACCCGGAGCTGCGCCGTGCGCTGGAGACGCGGCACCCGGTGCTGATTGAAGAGGCGCAGCGAGATCCGCTGATGGCGGAGGTCCGCACCTCCATCCTCCCGCTGGGTGTGAAGTCCATCCTCGTCCAGCCGCTCATCTGCCAGGACGACCTGCTGGGCGCGCTCTTCCTGCGCGTGTCGCGGGTGGACGCGTCCTTCGGCCGGGACGAGCAGGAGTTCGCGCAGGCGGTGGCCGGCGTGCTGGCCAACTCCATCCGCAACGCGCGCCTGCACACGGCGGTGAAGAAGAAGCGCGAGGACCTGGAGCTGGCGTACGTGCAGCGCTACCAGGAGCTGAACGACGCCAACCGCCGCCTCAAGGAGCTCAACCGGCTCAAGGACGAGATCATCGCCGTCTGCAGCCATGACCTGCGCGCGCCGCTCCAGGTGCTGCTGGGCCATGGCCGCCTGCTGCAGGAGGGCCCGCTGGAGGCCCAGCAGAAGCAGTCCGCCGAGGCGATGATCCGCCAGGGCAAGAAGATCCTCGGGCTGGTCGAGTCGCTGCTGGAGAAGGGGAAGGGCGAGGCGGCGCGGCTGTCGATTGAGCCGCGCGTGCTGGACGTGGCGCAGCTGTGCCGGGACGCGGTCAATGAGCTGGAAATCCTGGCGGCCAACCGCGGCGTGTCGCTGCGCGCGGACTGCCCGGACAGCCTGATGCTCATCGGCGACGAGATGAAGCTGCACGAGGTGCTGCAGAACCTCATCACCAACGCCATCCACCACGCGCGCCAGGACGGCGAGGTGGTGGTGAGCACGCAGCGGCTGGGGCGCCCGGACGGCGACGCGGCCAAGGTGTGCGTGCAGGACGACGGCGTGGGCATTCCCCCGGACGAGCTGCACCTGGTCTTCGACCGCTACCGCCATGGCGGCAAGGGCACGGGGCTGGGGCTGGCCATCTGCAAGGAGTTCGTGGAGCTGCACGGCGGCGAAATCTGGGCGGAGAGCCCTCCGGCCAACGGCTGCATCTTCGTCTTCACGCTGCCGCTGGCGCAGGAGGCGCCGCGCAACCCGAGGCCGCAGCAGCCCGCCGCGACCAACCCCCATGAGCAGCCGCGCGTGCTGGTGGTGGAGGACGAGCCGGAAATCGCGGCCGTGCTGTCGGAGGTGCTGCGCTCCAAGTACCGGGTGGAGGTGGCCCGCGACGGTGCGGAAGGTCTCGCCAAGGCGCGCGCGCAGCGGCCGGACCTGGTGGTCATGGACGTGTTCCTGCCCAAGCTGGACGGGCTGGACGCGGCGATGGCGCTCAAGTCCTCGTCGGACACGGCGAACATCCCCGTCATCCTCCTGTCCGCCCACCAGGGCGTGGCGGAGAAGGTCCGCTCGCTCAACCTGGGCGCGGTGGACTACATGAGCAAGCCGTTCAACGCGGTGGAGCTCCTCAACCGCACCGACCGTGCGCTCAAGCTGCGCCAGGGCGAGCGAGAGCAGCAGGAGAAGGAGAAGGCCAGCGCCCTGCAGCGGCGCACCGGCAGCGACCCGGCCACGGGCCTGCATGACCGGCGCGGGCTGCTGCTGCGGCTGGAGCAGGAGCTGACGCGCAGCCGGCGCTTCCACCGTCCCCTCAGTCTGGCGGTGCTGCGGCCGGACCGGCCGGTGGACCCGATTCCGGCCAGCATCGCCGACATCATGCGCAAGCGGGTGCGCCACCCGGATGCCATCTCCCACCTGGGCGGAGGTGTGTTCGTCGTCATCCTCCCCGAGTGCCAGGCGGAGCCGGCGCGCAACGTCATCAGCCGCATGCTGCCGGACGTCGAGAAGGCAACGGACACCGAGTACCGCTCGGCGGTGGCGGACGTGAGCCAGGACAGCGACCCGGTGGAGAAGCTGCTGGAGAAGCTGGGCGCGCCGCCTCAGGAAGAGGTGTGA
- a CDS encoding TlyA family RNA methyltransferase, which translates to MKPRKERVDVLVVERGLAESRTKAQALILAGQVVVDDQRVDKPGSLVPVEAELRLKGEVLPYVSRGGLKLKGAMDRFGLDVTGRVCADIGASTGGFTDCLLQHGATRVHAIDVGYGQLHEKLRKDPRVRSRERVNARYLTDEDLPEKVGAIVIDVSFISLTQVLPSVLTFLEPGGLLVALVKPQFEVGPERVGKGGVVRDAAARQDAIDTVTAFVREQGLTVRGLMDSPVPGPAGNVEALLVADRP; encoded by the coding sequence GTGAAGCCTCGCAAGGAGCGCGTGGACGTGCTGGTGGTGGAGCGCGGGCTGGCGGAGTCGCGCACCAAGGCGCAGGCGCTCATCCTCGCCGGACAGGTGGTGGTGGACGACCAGCGCGTGGACAAGCCCGGCTCGCTGGTGCCGGTGGAGGCGGAGCTGCGCCTCAAGGGCGAGGTGCTGCCCTACGTGTCGCGCGGTGGGCTGAAGCTGAAGGGGGCCATGGACCGCTTCGGGCTCGACGTGACGGGCCGGGTGTGCGCGGACATCGGCGCCAGCACCGGCGGCTTCACGGACTGCCTGCTCCAGCACGGGGCCACGCGCGTGCACGCCATCGACGTGGGCTACGGCCAGCTGCACGAGAAGCTGCGGAAGGACCCGCGGGTGCGCTCGCGCGAGCGCGTCAACGCGCGCTACCTCACGGACGAAGATTTGCCGGAGAAGGTGGGCGCCATCGTCATCGACGTGAGCTTCATCTCGCTCACCCAGGTGCTGCCCTCGGTGCTGACCTTCCTCGAGCCGGGCGGGCTGCTGGTGGCGCTGGTGAAGCCCCAGTTCGAGGTGGGCCCCGAGCGGGTGGGCAAGGGCGGCGTGGTGCGGGACGCCGCCGCGCGCCAGGACGCCATCGACACGGTGACGGCCTTCGTGCGCGAGCAGGGCCTCACCGTGCGTGGGCTGATGGACTCGCCCGTGCCCGGGCCCGCCGGCAACGTGGAGGCACTCCTCGTCGCCGACAGGCCCTGA
- a CDS encoding 1-deoxy-D-xylulose-5-phosphate synthase yields the protein MTGLLERIASPSDVRSLPEAELPALCEALREDIISLCGRVGGHLGASLGAVELIVALHRVFHSPTDALLFDVGHQAYAHKLLTGRRERMHTLRQAGGLGPFLDPRESPHDALLAGHSCTAVSAALGMLEGRRVLGRRGHVVAVLGDGGLTGGLTFEGLNNAGGSDLPLVVVLNDNQMSISANVGAIPALLRTRGARAFFEGLGFTYLGPVDGHDLGALVHALREAKVSSRPVVVHALTLKGKGFPPAEADAQTRGHAMGPYEWRDGKLVRSRKGQRTFSEAFAAVLEDAMAKDSRVVAVTPAMLEGSALNELKARFPDRVHDVGIAEQHAVTFSAGLAAAGARPVCAIYSTFLQRAYDQVIHDVCLPGLPVVFAVDRAGLVGADGATHQGTFDVASLRPLPGLQLWSPMVGEDLAPMLDTALAAPHPSVLRFPRGTLPPLPPGVLAGEAPLVGARWLLRAERPRLTLVTLGPLGLAALEAARGQPGWSVLDARCASPLDEAALLEAAACGHVVVVEEGTTRGGLGGAVLELYAARGITARVRLVGMPDVFVAHGDARVQRAELGLDAAGLLRTGRELLEGGGR from the coding sequence ATGACGGGGTTGCTGGAGCGCATCGCCTCGCCCTCCGACGTGCGGTCGCTTCCGGAGGCGGAGCTGCCGGCGCTGTGCGAGGCGCTGCGCGAGGACATCATCTCCCTGTGCGGCCGCGTGGGCGGGCACCTGGGCGCATCGCTGGGCGCGGTGGAGCTCATCGTCGCGCTGCACCGGGTGTTCCACTCGCCGACGGACGCGCTCCTCTTCGACGTGGGGCACCAGGCGTACGCGCACAAGCTGCTCACCGGGCGGCGAGAGCGCATGCATACGCTGCGGCAGGCCGGCGGGCTGGGGCCCTTCCTGGACCCGCGTGAGAGCCCGCATGACGCGCTGCTGGCGGGCCACTCGTGCACGGCGGTGTCCGCGGCCCTGGGCATGCTGGAGGGGCGCCGGGTGCTGGGCCGGCGCGGCCACGTGGTGGCGGTGCTGGGTGACGGCGGGCTCACCGGCGGGCTCACCTTCGAGGGGCTCAACAACGCGGGGGGCAGCGACCTGCCGCTGGTGGTGGTGCTCAACGACAACCAGATGTCCATCAGCGCCAACGTGGGCGCCATTCCGGCGCTGCTGCGCACACGGGGCGCGCGCGCCTTCTTCGAGGGGCTGGGCTTCACCTACCTGGGGCCGGTGGACGGGCATGACCTGGGCGCGCTGGTGCACGCGCTGCGCGAGGCGAAGGTGTCCTCGCGGCCGGTGGTGGTGCACGCGCTCACGCTCAAGGGGAAGGGCTTCCCCCCGGCGGAGGCGGACGCGCAGACGCGCGGGCACGCCATGGGCCCGTACGAGTGGCGGGACGGCAAGCTGGTGCGCTCGCGCAAGGGGCAGCGGACCTTCAGCGAGGCCTTCGCGGCGGTGCTGGAGGACGCCATGGCGAAGGACTCGCGCGTGGTGGCGGTGACGCCGGCCATGCTGGAGGGCTCGGCGCTCAACGAGCTGAAGGCGCGCTTTCCGGACCGGGTGCACGACGTGGGCATCGCCGAGCAGCACGCCGTCACCTTCAGCGCGGGGCTGGCCGCGGCGGGCGCGCGCCCCGTCTGCGCCATCTACTCCACCTTCCTCCAGCGCGCGTACGACCAGGTCATCCACGACGTGTGCCTGCCGGGCCTGCCCGTCGTCTTCGCGGTGGACCGCGCGGGGCTGGTGGGCGCTGACGGCGCCACGCACCAGGGCACCTTCGACGTCGCGTCGCTGCGGCCGCTGCCCGGGCTCCAGCTCTGGTCGCCCATGGTGGGCGAGGACCTGGCGCCCATGCTGGACACCGCGCTGGCGGCGCCGCACCCGTCCGTCCTCCGCTTCCCGCGCGGCACGCTGCCGCCGCTGCCTCCGGGGGTGCTCGCGGGCGAGGCGCCGCTGGTGGGCGCGCGCTGGCTGCTGCGCGCCGAGCGGCCCCGGCTGACGCTGGTGACGCTGGGCCCGCTGGGGCTGGCCGCGCTGGAGGCCGCGCGGGGCCAGCCAGGCTGGAGCGTGCTGGACGCGCGCTGTGCCTCGCCGCTGGACGAGGCCGCGCTGCTGGAGGCCGCCGCGTGCGGCCACGTGGTGGTGGTGGAGGAGGGCACGACGCGCGGCGGACTGGGTGGCGCGGTGCTGGAGCTGTACGCGGCCCGGGGCATCACCGCGCGGGTGCGCCTGGTGGGCATGCCGGACGTGTTCGTCGCGCATGGCGACGCGCGGGTGCAGCGCGCGGAGCTGGGCCTGGACGCGGCGGGCCTGCTGCGGACGGGCCGTGAGCTGCTGGAAGGAGGCGGGCGGTGA
- a CDS encoding polyprenyl synthetase family protein, with translation MAPFNLDSFLSAQQARVESLLRERADLLQPSGTPPKLAEAMRYSLLAGGKRLRPVLCLAFADTVARASNASALAGDAACAVEYVHTYSLVHDDLPAMDDDDYRRGRLTNHKVHGEAMAILAGDALLTEAFTLVASGPEPVRAALCRELAVAAGAAGMVGGQVLDIAEDRPAALDYLIRLHRLKTGALIRAACRMGVLAGGGDADALARADSYGDAVGLAFQIADDVLDVTATPEQLGKPAGADAAAGRFTFPAVVGLEASKRMAEEKVAQAMAAVRPLEGADGPLAALARYSVERKS, from the coding sequence TTGGCACCCTTCAATCTGGACTCCTTCCTGAGCGCCCAGCAGGCGCGGGTGGAGTCGCTGCTGCGCGAGCGCGCGGACCTCCTCCAACCGTCTGGCACCCCGCCGAAGCTGGCCGAGGCCATGCGCTACTCGCTGCTGGCCGGCGGCAAGCGCCTGCGCCCGGTGCTGTGCCTGGCCTTCGCGGACACCGTGGCGCGCGCCAGCAATGCTTCCGCGCTGGCGGGCGACGCGGCGTGCGCGGTGGAGTACGTGCACACGTACTCGCTGGTGCATGACGACCTGCCGGCCATGGACGACGACGACTACCGCCGGGGCCGGCTCACCAACCACAAGGTGCACGGCGAGGCCATGGCCATTCTCGCCGGAGACGCGCTGCTGACGGAGGCCTTCACCCTGGTGGCCTCGGGGCCGGAGCCGGTGCGCGCGGCGCTGTGCCGCGAGCTGGCCGTGGCGGCGGGCGCGGCGGGCATGGTGGGCGGGCAGGTGCTGGACATCGCCGAGGACCGGCCGGCCGCGCTGGACTACCTCATCCGGCTGCACCGCCTGAAGACGGGCGCCCTCATCCGCGCCGCGTGCCGCATGGGCGTGCTGGCCGGGGGCGGGGACGCGGACGCGCTGGCCCGCGCGGACAGCTATGGCGACGCGGTGGGGCTGGCCTTCCAGATTGCCGACGACGTGCTGGACGTGACGGCCACGCCGGAGCAGCTGGGCAAGCCGGCGGGTGCGGACGCGGCGGCGGGGCGCTTCACCTTCCCGGCGGTGGTGGGGCTGGAAGCGTCCAAGCGCATGGCGGAGGAGAAGGTGGCCCAGGCGATGGCGGCGGTGCGGCCGCTGGAAGGCGCCGACGGGCCGCTGGCCGCACTGGCGCGGTACTCGGTGGAGCGGAAGTCCTGA
- a CDS encoding response regulator has protein sequence MSKPKITIVDDDRDTRELLAAALEDEGFDVTMAANGLRLIASLQLHRPHAILLDVNMSWIDGFELCRAVKKNEHFRDIPVIFISGRGDPEDKRHGFEVGAADYFVKPLDMDKLVKRVHELVATQPP, from the coding sequence ATGTCGAAGCCGAAGATCACCATCGTCGATGATGACCGCGACACGCGGGAGCTGCTGGCGGCGGCCCTGGAGGACGAGGGCTTCGACGTCACCATGGCTGCCAACGGCCTGCGCCTCATCGCCTCCCTCCAGCTGCACCGGCCGCACGCCATCCTCCTGGACGTGAATATGTCCTGGATTGACGGCTTCGAGCTGTGTCGGGCAGTGAAGAAGAACGAGCACTTCCGGGACATCCCCGTCATCTTCATCAGCGGGCGAGGGGACCCGGAGGACAAGCGGCACGGCTTCGAGGTCGGCGCCGCGGATTACTTCGTCAAGCCGCTGGACATGGACAAGCTCGTGAAGCGCGTGCACGAGCTCGTGGCCACGCAGCCCCCCTAG
- the xseB gene encoding exodeoxyribonuclease VII small subunit, translated as MAKSDKAPKADKVAEPEVPEQYGDVVTRLEETVGRLESGNLSLEDSLKAFEEGIRLVRRGEKLLTEAEQRIEQLLLDEDGKDVVAPLSVAGRPAPAAAPRAPAAPAPRPPPEDDVPF; from the coding sequence GTGGCGAAGTCGGACAAGGCGCCCAAGGCGGACAAGGTGGCGGAGCCCGAGGTTCCCGAGCAGTACGGGGACGTGGTGACGCGACTGGAGGAGACGGTGGGCCGGCTGGAGAGCGGCAACCTGTCCCTGGAGGACTCTCTCAAGGCCTTCGAGGAGGGCATCCGGCTCGTGCGCCGCGGCGAGAAGCTGCTCACCGAGGCGGAGCAGCGAATCGAGCAGCTGCTGCTGGACGAGGATGGCAAGGACGTGGTGGCGCCGCTGTCGGTTGCGGGACGTCCTGCCCCGGCCGCGGCCCCCCGAGCGCCCGCTGCGCCTGCCCCCAGGCCTCCCCCGGAGGATGACGTCCCGTTCTAG
- the xseA gene encoding exodeoxyribonuclease VII large subunit encodes MKKSKGAGGAPPPAIPGQGDLFGLPASAPEASVDSGEVRPAGRVVAMPRKPPPPPPPVDADGTALLGPLEGAPPPPPKPERLVLSVGELTRQLKQTLESRFARVIVRGEVTGFRGPNARGHWYFSLKDASAAIDAKVWASLAARLRFALRDGMEVLAEGSVDLYEPQGRYSLIVQRLEPVGEGALALAFEQLKERLAAEGLIGDRRKRAPRPLPFLPRRIGIVTSRTGAALQDFLRVLHSRNPRQSVLLADARVQGEGAAVDVARAIERLSRTDVDVIVVTRGGGSVEDLWTFNEELVARAIFASPVPVVSAIGHEIDFTISDFVADLRAPTPSAAAERLAPVLADLELTLATQAGRLRRATERRVLELREELGQLSAELEDPRRAINHQRLHLSEQVEAMMRVLRPAVREHRDGLRVLSERLQRVRPQARLGEQRAHLLRLARRLSEAARAGVASRQASLATAHLGLERVSPTARVAKERARLAAHRARLLALQQGTLADAQRRFQRLEGRLDAMSPLKVMSRGYSVVFRQRDGAVVRTSTDVQVGEHLGIKLAVNGAKTLGGCEEVEVTVTGVKGPVDC; translated from the coding sequence ATGAAGAAGTCCAAGGGCGCGGGCGGGGCTCCTCCGCCGGCCATCCCCGGCCAGGGCGACTTGTTCGGCCTGCCGGCCTCCGCTCCCGAGGCCTCCGTGGACTCGGGTGAGGTCCGGCCCGCGGGCCGCGTGGTGGCCATGCCCAGGAAGCCGCCCCCGCCTCCGCCGCCGGTGGATGCGGACGGCACCGCGCTGCTGGGGCCGCTGGAGGGCGCGCCTCCGCCGCCGCCCAAGCCCGAGCGCCTGGTGCTGTCGGTGGGCGAGCTGACGCGCCAGCTGAAGCAGACGCTGGAGTCGCGCTTCGCGCGCGTCATCGTGCGCGGCGAGGTGACGGGCTTTCGCGGGCCCAACGCGCGCGGGCACTGGTACTTCTCGCTGAAGGACGCGTCCGCGGCCATCGACGCGAAGGTGTGGGCGTCGCTGGCGGCCCGGCTGCGCTTCGCGCTGCGCGACGGCATGGAGGTGCTGGCCGAGGGCAGCGTGGACCTGTACGAGCCGCAGGGGCGCTACAGCCTCATCGTCCAGCGGCTGGAGCCGGTGGGGGAGGGCGCGCTGGCGCTCGCCTTCGAGCAGCTCAAGGAGCGGTTGGCGGCGGAGGGGCTCATCGGCGACCGGCGCAAGCGCGCGCCGCGCCCGCTGCCCTTCCTGCCCCGGCGCATCGGCATCGTCACCAGCCGCACCGGCGCGGCGCTCCAGGACTTCCTGCGCGTGCTGCACTCGCGCAACCCCCGGCAGAGCGTGCTGCTGGCGGACGCGCGCGTGCAGGGCGAGGGTGCCGCGGTGGACGTGGCGCGGGCGATTGAGCGGCTGTCGCGCACCGACGTGGACGTCATCGTGGTGACGCGCGGCGGAGGCTCCGTGGAGGACCTCTGGACGTTCAACGAGGAGCTGGTGGCGCGCGCCATCTTCGCCTCGCCGGTGCCGGTGGTGTCGGCCATCGGCCACGAAATCGACTTCACCATCTCCGACTTCGTCGCGGACCTGCGGGCGCCCACGCCCAGCGCGGCGGCGGAGCGGCTGGCGCCGGTGCTGGCGGACCTGGAGCTGACGCTGGCCACGCAGGCCGGGCGGCTGCGGCGGGCCACGGAGCGGCGGGTGCTGGAGCTGCGCGAGGAGCTGGGCCAGCTCTCGGCGGAGCTCGAGGACCCGCGGCGCGCCATCAACCACCAGCGACTGCACCTGTCCGAGCAGGTGGAGGCGATGATGCGCGTGCTGCGGCCCGCGGTGCGCGAGCACCGGGACGGGCTGCGCGTGCTGTCCGAGCGCCTGCAGCGGGTCCGGCCCCAGGCACGGCTGGGCGAGCAGCGGGCCCATCTGCTGAGGCTGGCCCGGCGGCTGTCGGAGGCGGCCCGCGCGGGCGTGGCGAGCCGGCAGGCGTCGCTGGCGACGGCGCACCTGGGCCTGGAGCGGGTTTCGCCGACGGCGCGGGTGGCGAAGGAGCGTGCCCGGCTGGCCGCGCACCGGGCACGGCTGCTGGCGCTCCAGCAGGGCACCCTGGCGGATGCGCAGCGGCGTTTCCAGCGTCTGGAGGGACGACTGGACGCGATGAGTCCGTTGAAGGTCATGTCGCGCGGGTATTCGGTGGTCTTCCGCCAGCGGGATGGGGCGGTGGTGCGCACCAGCACCGACGTACAGGTGGGAGAGCACCTGGGCATCAAACTCGCGGTGAACGGGGCGAAGACGCTGGGCGGGTGTGAGGAAGTCGAAGTCACCGTCACGGGCGTGAAAGGGCCGGTGGACTGCTAA